Part of the Prevotella communis genome is shown below.
TGTACCATCATTACGGGGTACTTTTTCCTGATAGAGTGTCGCATTACTCTGACCTTTCTCTTCTTTTTTAATATAGAACGGTCCTTGATTTGTGGCTATCCAGATATTACCTTGATAGTCTTCTTGAATATCGTAAGGATAGCAGTTCTCATAGTTCGTACCATCTTGGTTGGTGAAGGAAGAGTATATGAGTACCTTATCCGTTGTCTTATCGTAACAGATGATGCAGGGAGAATTGAAATGTGTATTAATGAACCACAGTAATCCTTGACTATCAAATAATAGACAGCGCATAGTACTCATTGACGTATTATCCTTATAGCATAACTCATTCTTGTAGTGTGATATCCATTGCCCGCTTTTGGTAAATTCCAGCAGATTGACGTTATTTGCTTGACTATTCAGTACCCAAAGATTTCCATCGTTGTCGAACTTGATGCCATGAACAAGTGTATAGTCATCAGTAAGATATTTTCCTGTACTACTAGAAGTAACTGGACGTAGAGGGCTATTTTCTTTATAGTAGAAATTCTCTAGTACACCATTTTTGAATTCATAGAGTCCACAACGTCCTGCAGCCATTACACGACTATTATCTGTCGGGTCTATATCAACACAGTTGATATCCATATAGTTAAAGCCGGTTATCTCATTGATATTTGTTGGATAGATTGTCCAAGTATCAAAGTCATATTCCTGTATGATGCCAGGATTATTGAGTGCAATTTGTCCGGAACGGAATGCGCCACCCGTAGTATACAGTTTTCCATTGACGATTTTCGATTCGTAGAACTGGTTGTAGTATGGTCCATCTGGCTTCAGCGTCTTCACGATGTCGATATAGGCATCCCAGTCAGCTGTATCGGTAGTGAATGCGGGATAGGTATCCGTGGCGTTCCAGTTGGACTTGTCAATAAGGTTGGTACTCAGAAGAGCCGAATATACTGTACCCTGGTCGTTGCGCGCATAGATACTGGTATTGTCTATGGCAACAGCCTGGATATTTTGGTTCAGCATATAGGTCTCGCTAATCTCAGCACGCTCCATATTGACCTTGATCACACCAAAAGGCATACAGAGGTAGGCATACTGCTGATGGATATAGACGTTGTTGACAGTCTTGCTCTCTGTGAGTGTCTTGGTATAAAGGGAACTGATATTGGTAACGTTCTCCTGCAGGTCCATCAAGTCAATGTTGCCGTTCTGATAGACTATTATCAGTCGTTTGGCCTGCTGACTCCAGGCGATATAGGATATATAGGTATCGCTGAGTGGGTTGACCTTATCGTAGGTAGTGATGCTATGATCGTTGAGATGATAGCTGTAGAGACTGTTAGAAGCACGTACAAAGAGGGTGTTACTGCCTGCCTTGATAATCTGTTGGGGCTCGTAATACGACATGAAGGCCCTCCAGGTGCCTATCTGTGCAATTGACAATTGACAATTGATAATTGACAATTGTGCAATGAGAAATACTATGAGGGCCAGTCTCTTCATACCATATACTTATTTAAGGAGATAATCAGCCAGTTTCGCTGTAGCGCGTCCTCGATGACTGATACCGTTCTTTTGTTCGGCAGTCATATCGGCAAAGGTATGCTCAAAGCCATCAGGACGGAATATAGGGTCATAGCCAAAGCCCTCTGCCCCACTCCGCTCTGTGGTAATCTCACCATTGACGATACCTTCAAAGAGATGTTCCTGTTTGATGCTGCTGCAACCACAGGGACAGATATCTTTCTTCTGGATAAGGGCGATAACGGTGCGGAAGCGTGCCTTACGGTTATCTTTGTCCTTGAGCTCGCGCAACAGGCGCGCCATGTTGGCCTCGCTGTCATGACTGGCAGCACCAGATTCCATGCTGGCATAACGGGCGCTATAGATGCCAGGAGCACCATCTAAAGCCTCTACCTCAAGACCTGTGTCATCGGCAAAGCAGTCAATATGATAGTGGTCGTAGATATAACGGGCTTTCTGCAGGGCATTCTCTTCCAGTGTCTGGCCTGTCTCAGGGATATCCACGTCACAGCCAATATCCTTCAGGGAGAGCACCTCTACCCTATCGCCCAATATCTGACGTATCTCCTGCAGCTTATGCTGGTTGTTGGTGGCGAATACTATCTTCATACAGCGGTAGCAAATTTTTCACTTTTCACTTTTCACTAATTCCTTTTCGCTTTCCTTGATCTTCACGTTCATTTCGTCGAATCCCTCACCATAGACACCAATGACGGCACTCTGCGATACAAAGGCCTGAGGGTCTATCATCTTGATGAGACGGAAGATATTGGTGCTCTCGCGCTTTTTGGCGAGGATACAGAGCACCTTCATCTTGTTTCCAGTATACCAGCCGTGACCATCCAGGATAGTGACACCATGATTCATCTGCGTGCCGATGGCATTGGCTATCTCCTGCCATTTACGCGAGAAAATCATAAACTGCACAGACTGTCGGCTACGGTTCATCACATAGTCGAGCACGTAGTTCTCCATAGCCATCACGCAGAAACCAAAGGTCACCTTATGGGCACGCTCGATATAGTCGCCAAACTGCGGGAAGAACATACAGGAGCCAATGATACAGAAATCGACAGAAAAGAGCACGCTGCCAAGCGAGATATTGTTGTTATACTTATTCACGCTGGCAGCAATGATATCCGTACCACCCGTAGAGCCATTGTTATTGAAAACGGTGGCCAGGGCGATACCAGTGATGGTACAGCCGATAATCATTGAGATAAACTCCTGACCCTCGCCCATCAGTTTGAAAGGTAATCCGTTAGGCTGCTTTGGCAGTACATCCTGTGCAAATTTCAGCATCAGGGCAAGCATAAAGATAGCATAGATGGTCTTCATCAGGAACTTGTAGCCCAGTATTTTCAGGGCTACGATGAGCAACAGGCCGTTGATAATCAGATAGGTATTCTCCAAATGGAATCCTGTGGCATAATAGATGATAGCCGAAAGACCTGTCACACCACCAGCCACAATCTCATAGGGCATGAGAAAGACGGTGAAGGCGATGGTGTACATCAACAGACCAAGGGTGATGAACATATAGTCCTTGGTCTCGTTCCAAATGATTTTATGCTGTATAGTCATATATACTGGAAACTTTCAACAGTAAACCGTAAACTACTTAATCACGATATTCACCATGCGCTTTGGCACGATGATAACCTTTACTATCTGCTTGTCTTCTACGTACTTAGCCGTACGCTCGTCACCACGAACCAAAGCTTCGATAGAGGCGTTGTCGGCATCGGCAGAGACCTGAATCTCAAAGCGGGTCTTACCATTGAAGGCTACACCCATCTTTGCCTGACTCTCTACGAGGTACTGCTCATCCCATGTGGGCCACTGGGCGTCGCATACACTACCCTGCTCACCCAGCATCTCCCACAACTCTTCTGCAATATGGGGAGCGAAGGGTGCAATGAGGATAACGAGGTTCTTGATCATCTCCTTGCTCTTGCACTTCTGCTGAGACAACTCGTTGACGCAGATCATGAAGGCAGAGATAGAGGTATTGTAAGAGAACTGCTCGATATCCTGAGATACTTTCTTGATGAGCTTGTGGACGCTCTTCAGGTTGTCTGGGGTTGCGTCTGTTGCGACTGAGTCACAACATACAGAACTGCAGAGGTTCCAGAACTTCTTGAGGAAGCGGTGGCAACCATCAATACCGTTGGTATCCCAAGGCTTAGACTGCTCTACAGGACCCAGGAACATCTCGTAGAGACGCAGGGTGTCGGCACCATACTTCTCAACAATCATATCGGGGTTCACCACGTTGTACATAGACTTAGACATCTTCTCTACAGCCCAGCCACAGATATACTTGTCATCCTCAAGGATGAACTCGGCGTTGTTGTATTCAGGACGCCAAGCCTTGAAGGCATCGATATCCAGCACATCGGCAGAGACAATGTTTACATCGACGTGGATAGGTGTTGTCTCCTTGTAGTTCTTGCGCAGGTTCAGGCTCACGAACTTACCCTTGTCGGCACCTTCGTCCTCAATACGGTATACGAAGTTAGAGCGTCCCTGAATCATACCCTGGTTGACGAGCTTCTTGAAGGGCTCTTCCTCACAGGTATAGCCAGAGTCGAAGAGGAACTTATTCCAGAAACGAGAGTAGATGAGGTGACCAGTAGCATGTTCGCTACCACCTACGTAGAGGTCCACATTACGCCAGTATTCGTTGGCCTCCTTGCTTACCAGACCCTTGTCGTTCTGGGGATCCATGTAGCGCAGGTAGTAGGCTGAAGAACCAGCGAAGCCAGGCATCGTGTTGAGTTCGAGGGGGAATATGGTCTTATTGTCGATTGCGGAACAATCGGCCACACAGTTGTTCTTGGTGTCCCAAGCCCATTTCTTGGCGTGACCCAATGGGGGCTCACCAGTTGCCGTGGGCTTGTATTCATCAATCTCAGGCAGTTCCAGAGGCAGGCACTCCTTTGGAATCATATAGGGCATATCATCCTTGTAGTAAACAGGGAATGGCTCACCCCAGTAGCGCTGACGACTGAAGATAGCGTCACGCAGACGATAGTTCACCTTTACACGACCGAGGTTGTGCTCTGTAACGAACTTCTTCGTAGCTGCAATAGCCTCCTTTACGCTCAGGCCATTGAGTGAGAAACCATCGAGTGTGGTCTTTCCTTCAGCAGGTGAGTTCATCACCCTACCCTCTTTCGCATCAAAGCTCTCCTCTGACACATCAGCACCCTCAATCAATGGGATGATGGGCAGGTTGAAGTGCTTGGCGAAGGCATAGTCACGACTGTCGTGAGCAGGTACGGCCATGATGGCACCTGTACCATAACCGGCAAGCACATATTCAGAAATCCATACGGGAATCTTATCGCCTGTGAAAGGATTAACGGCATAAGAACCAGAGAAAACACCTGTGACGCTGTGGTCCATCTGGCGCTCGCGCTCAGTACGCTTCTTCACATAAGCCAGATATTCATCTACGGCAGCCTTCTGATCGGCAGTGGTCAACTCGGTCACGAGCTCGCTCTCAGGAGCCAGTACCATGAAGGTAACACCGAAGATGGTATCGGCACGTGTGGTGAAGATGGTGAAGTGCTTCTCGCTGTCGGCTACCTGGAACTCCATCTCTGTACCCTCAGAACGACCAATCCAGTTGCGCTGAGCCTCTTTCAAAGAGTCTGTCCAATCGATAGTCTCCAGTCCGTTGAGCAAGCGCTGAGCATAAGCCGAGGTGCGCAGGCACCACTGGCGCATCTTTTTCTGCTCCACAGGATAGCCACCGCGCTCGGAGACACCATTGATAACCTCATCATTGGCCAGCACGGTGCCCAGTGCTGGACACCAGTTTACCATCGTCTCGGCCAGGTAGGCAATACGATAGTTCATCAGTACCTCCTGCTTCTTCTTTTCAGAGAAGGCGTTCCATTCGGCAGCGGTGAAGTGCAGCTCCTCTGTACCCAGGGCACCACAGTTCTCAGTACCCATCAGTTCGAAGTGCTCAATCAGTTTGATAGTGGGCTGAGCCTTATGTGAAGAAGTGCTGTAGTAGCTGTTGAACATCTGCTGGAAGGCCCACTGTGTCCAGTGATAGTACTTGGGATCACAGGTACGCACTTCCCTACTCCAGTCGAATGAGAAACCAATCTTGTCCAGCTGCTCACGATAGCGCTTGATATTCTGCTCTGTGGTGATAGCGGGATGCTGACCGGTCTGGATAGCATATTGCTCAGCAGGCAGACCATAAGCGTCGTAACCCATGGGATTCAGTACGTTATAGCCCTGCAGGCGCTTGTAGCGGGCATAGATGTCACTGGCGATATAGCCTAGAGGGTGACCAACGTGCAGACCGGCTCCTGATGGATAAGGGAACATATTCAGCACGTAGAATTTCTTCTTCTTGTCGTCCTCAACTACGCGATAAATGCCGCTCTCGACCCATCGCTTCTGCCACTTTTTCTCAATTTCTCTGAAGTTGTATTCCATTTATTTTGTCTTTATTGTTGTTTCTTAACCTGCAAAATTACGATTTATCTTCGAGATAGCAAAATCTTTTGCCAAAAACTTTGTTGGTTCGATTTTATTTACTATTTTTGCAAACGAAACATATTAACTTAAATTTCAAATGCTTATGAATAAAATTTTACGCTTTTCGTTCGTGGCCTTATTGGCTATGATGGGTATGAATGTCAGTGCAGCAGATGTTATTGATGAGCTGACATGGGATAAATTATTGGAAGCTGGAAAGAGTAATACTTATCAGGATTTCAGTGAAAAGACTATTACTTCTAATGCAGTATATTCTGGTAATGCCTCTTCTGGTGCTGATAAATATATCCAGTTGCGCACAAAGAATAATAATGCAGGTATTGTCACTACATCTTCTGGTGGAAAATTGAAGTCTGTGACGATTACTTTCAATAAAGCGACAACAGATCGTAGTATTGACATATATGGCAGCAATACTGCTTATACAGCAGCTTCAGATCTTTATGGTGATAATGCAGGTACGAAACTTGGTACTATTGCATCTAATGGTGAAAGCATGACACTGACAGTTGATGGTGATTATACTTTCGTCGGATTGCGTTCAACTAAAGATGCCATCTATGTTGACAAGATTACTATTGTTTGGGATGGTGCAGGTTCTACACCAGAAACAAAGACAGCAACCAGCATCGAATTTGCTGAAGGTTACACAACCCGTTGCACACCTGGTAAGGACGAAACTGTTGCTCTGCCTGAAGCCACGGTGATGGCAGGTGAGACAGCTGTAGTAGGCGCTACTGTGACATGGGCTAGCAGCAATGAGGAAATTGCTCCTATCGTGGATGGTGTTATAAAGCCCGTAAATGGTTCTCAGGGTAGTGTGACAATTACAGCAACTTATGCTGGTAACGATAACTATAAGGCTAGTGCCAAGAGCTATACACTGAAGCTCTACAAGGGCTATGTAGTTTTTGCTGAATTGGTAAAAGACCTGAACAGTAGCAATGAGAAGTGGGATAATGGCGGTGAGCTGGCCAGCTTCTGGATGGGTGATCTGGTTGATGGTGAGTTTAAATCTGGTGAGACACTTGTTACTTATGCTAATGGAAATTATACTTACCTAAGCGATGGTACAAATCATATGCTGTTCTTTGGTAAGGCATCTGTTTTTGGCAATGATGAGCAGAAACTGAAGGCTGGTGATAAGATTACAATGGATTATGGTCATGAGCAGGGCTTTGATGCTATTTGGGGTACTGCTTATCGCTACAACAAACTGCCTGAGTTTAAGGTAGAGAGTATGGTTGTTCGTGTTAAATCTGAAAACAACGCTGTAAACTATACCACAATTTCTGTTGACCAGCTTGGCAATTACTTGAATGCTCCTATTAAGATTGAGAGTGCTCAGTATGACAGCATTAATGGAAAGAATCTTTATTTCAATGTAGGTGGAGTAAAACTGGCAGTTTATAATCAGTTCAGTGTTGACACTAAGAATATGGAGCTTGGTGCAACCTATACATTGTCAGGTATGGGTTGCGTTTATAAAACTACCAATCAGATTTATCTGACAGAGTTTGTGAAGACAGCTGATGCTCCTGCTGGTGTCAATACTATCAGCGCTGCAAAGAAGAATGGTGCTATCTACAACCTGGCTGGTCAGCGTGTACAGACAATGAGTCGTGGTCTTTACATCAAGGACGGCAAAAAGTTCATTGTGAAGTAAGGAATTAGATTAAAAATAGTAAAACGAGGCACTTCTGTTTGGGAGTGTCTTGTTTTTTTTATACCTCTGACCTTTGGTCTAAGGTACTCACGCTCGAGAAAACTCAAAATTCTTTTGGTTTTCTGCTCACTTAATCGTACCTTTGCATCTGTTTTAAATTTAGAAGACTATGGCAAAGAAGGATGGGGAACTGACCCCAATGATGAAGCAGTTTTTTGACTTGAAGGCGAAACACCCGGATGCAGTGATGCTGTTCAGGTGTGGCGACTTCTATGAGACTTACTGCGAAGATGCCGTCACAGCTGCTCGTATCCTGGGTATCACGCTGACTCATCGTAACAATGGGGCAGGGGGTAAGGGCGACGAGATGGCTGGATTCCCTCATCATGCCCTGGATACCTATTTGCCTAAACTTATCAGGGCTGGCAAGCGCGTGGCTATCTGCGACCAGTTGGAAGATCCTAAACTGACGAAGAAACTGGTGAAGCGAGGCATCACGGAACTGGTGACGCCTGGTGTGGCTCTCTCTGATAACGTGCTGAACTACAAGGAGAATAACTTCCTGGCCAGCGTGCACTTCGGAAAATCATCGCTTGGCGTGGCTTTCCTCGATATCTCTACGGGTGAATTCCTGACGGGCGAGGGTACAGCAGATTATGTGGAGAAACTGTTGGGCAGCTTCTCGCCAAAAGAGGTGCTTTTCGAACGAGGAAAGAAGCAGGACTTTGAACTGAAATTTGGCTCAAAGTTCTTTACATTCCAATTAGACGACTGGGTGTTTACGGATCAGACGGCTCGTCAGAAACTGCTGAAGCATTTCCGTGTGAAGAACCTGAAAGGCTTTGGCGTAGATCATCTGCAGAGTGGTGTGATAGCTGCTGGTGCTATCCTGCAATACCTGGAGCAGACACAGCACACGCAGATAGGACATATCACGTCTATCTCGCGTATCGAGGAAGATAAGTACGTACGTCTGGATAAGTTTACTATCCGCTCTCTGGAGTTGATACAGCCCATGCAGGAGGACGGTAAGTCGCTGCTCGACGTGATTGACCGCACGGTGAGTCCTATGGGAGGTCGTTTGCTGCGTCGCTGGGTAGTATTTCCACTCAAAGATGAAAAGCCTATCAACGAACGTCTGGATATTGTAGATTACTATTATCGTGAGCCTGAGTTCCGTCAGTGTGTGGATGAGGAGATTCATCGTATTGGCGACCTGGAACGTATTGTGTCTAAGGTGGCCGTGGGACGTGTATCGCCTCGTGAGGTGGTGCAGCTGAAGACGGCCCTGCAAGCTATCCAGCCCATCAAGACGGCATGTCTCTATGCTGATAACGCAGCGTTGAAAAGGGTAGGGGAACAGTTGAATCTTTGCGAGAGTCTTCGTGAAAGGATTGAGCGCGAGATACAGAACGATCCTCCTCAGCTGGTACAAAAAGGTGGCGTGATTCGTAGTGGGGTGAATGAAGAGCTCGACGAACTGCGGAATATTGCTTACAGCGGAAAGGATTATCTGCTGCAGATACAGCAGCGGGAGGCTGAACAGACTGGTATTTCTTCGCTGAAGATAGGTTATAATAATGTGTTTGGCTATTATCTGGAGGTGCGCAATATCTATAAGGATCAGGTGCCGGCAGAATGGGTGCGCAAGCAGACGCTGGCCCAGGCTGAGCGTTATATCACGCAGGAATTGAAGGAGTATGAGGAGAAGATTCTGGGCGCAGAGGATAAGATTCTCTCGTTGGAGGCCCGCCTCTTTAATGACCTGATTATGGATATGCAGGCTTTTATCCCTCAGATTCAGATCAATGCCAATATCATTGCCCATCTGGACTGTCTGCTGTCGTTTGCAAAGGTGGCAGAGGAAAACAACTATATCCGTCCGGTGATAGATGCCTCGGAGGTCATTGATATCAAGCAGGGACGCCATCCTGTGATTGAAAAGGAACTGCCCATAGAGGAACATTATGTGCCCAATGATATTCTGCTGGATAACGAGAAACAACAGATTATCATCATCACAGGTCCTAATATGGCTGGTAAATCGGCGCTGTTGCGTCAGACGGCACTCATTGTATTGCTGGCCCAGATAGGTTGCTTTGTGCCCGCAGAAGCCGCGAGAATCGGTCTAGTGGATAAGATTTTTACCCGTGTGGGCGCTTCGGATAATATCTCGCTGGGTGAGTCAACCTTTATGGTGGAGATGACGGAGGCCTCAAATATCCTGAACAACGTGTCGTCGCGCTCGCTGGTGCTCTTTGATGAGTTGGGTAGGGGAACGTCAACCTATGATGGTATCTCGATAGCCTGGGCCATCGTGGAATATCTGCACGAGAACTCGAAGGGGCATCCGCGCACACTTTTTGCTACGCACTATCACGAGCTCAACGAGATGGAGAAGAACTTTTCTCGCATCAAGAACTATAATGTCTCTGTGAAGGAGGTGGATGGAAAGGTTATCTTCCTGCGCAAACTGGAGCGTGGTGGCTCTGAGCATTCCTTTGGTATCCATGTGGCCGAAATTGCTGGTATGCCGCGCTCAATTGTAAAGCGTGCCAACGTCATTCTGAAGCAGCTGGAGAGCGAGAATGCCCAGGTGGGTGGGGTAGGGAAGCCTACCTCGGAAATCGCCAACAGTCGTGAGGGTATGCAACTCTCTTTCTTCCAACTCGACGACCCCGTGCTTTGTCAGGTGCGTGACGAAATCCTCGGCATAGACGTGAACAACCTCACGCCGCTTGAAGCCCTTAACAAACTAAACGATATCAAAAAAATAGTCTCAGGAAAATGACCTGAGACTATTTTTTATTTATTGTACAACAGATTAGGCAGAAGCTTTGTTTCTGGATTTTATCATGCAATAGACGCCTATTGCAATAAAGGGAATAGAGAGTATCTGTCCCATATCGAAGGGAAGGCCCTGCTCGAAGGCTTCCTGCACCTCCTTGAAGTACTCGATGAAGAAGCGGAAGGTGAAGATATAAGCCAGGCAGAGGCCGAAATAGAAGCCGGTGCCTACGCGTTGCGGCATCTTCTTGTAGAGCCAGAACATCAGCCCGAAGAGTAGGGCATAGGCGATGGCTTCGTAGAGCTGACCAGGATGGCGAAGAACCACTTGATGGGGACCGTCGTTCTGGACAAACCAGAAGGCCCAAGGCAGACTCTCGTCGGTAATCTTTCCTACGATTTCTGAGTTCATCAGGTTGCCAATGCGGATGCAACAGGCTGTGATACCTGTGGCAATAGCGATATTGTCGAGCACAACCCATGCAGGCACCTTGAAACGGCGCACATAGAGTAGGAGAGTGATGATCAGTCCCAGCGTACCTCCATGTGATGCAAGTCCTTGATAACCTGTCATTTTCCAACCACCTGCGGCATCAATATGGATAGGCAGGAACATCTCTATGACGCCCTTCCACGAAGTAAGGAAGTAGTCGGGCTGATAGAAGATACAATGTCCCAGACGGGCACCTATCAGGATGCCCATGAAGCAATA
Proteins encoded:
- a CDS encoding two-component regulator propeller domain-containing protein produces the protein MKRLALIVFLIAQLSIINCQLSIAQIGTWRAFMSYYEPQQIIKAGSNTLFVRASNSLYSYHLNDHSITTYDKVNPLSDTYISYIAWSQQAKRLIIVYQNGNIDLMDLQENVTNISSLYTKTLTESKTVNNVYIHQQYAYLCMPFGVIKVNMERAEISETYMLNQNIQAVAIDNTSIYARNDQGTVYSALLSTNLIDKSNWNATDTYPAFTTDTADWDAYIDIVKTLKPDGPYYNQFYESKIVNGKLYTTGGAFRSGQIALNNPGIIQEYDFDTWTIYPTNINEITGFNYMDINCVDIDPTDNSRVMAAGRCGLYEFKNGVLENFYYKENSPLRPVTSSSTGKYLTDDYTLVHGIKFDNDGNLWVLNSQANNVNLLEFTKSGQWISHYKNELCYKDNTSMSTMRCLLFDSQGLLWFINTHFNSPCIICYDKTTDKVLIYSSFTNQDGTNYENCYPYDIQEDYQGNIWIATNQGPFYIKKEEKGQSNATLYQEKVPRNDGTNYADYLLSGIHTNGIAIDGGGRKWFATIGNGVFLVSEDNMTQLQHFTAENSPLLSNNVQYISINHSSGEVFFLTDKGLCSYIADATVASDDMQKDNVYAYPNPVEPGYTGLITVVGLSFDADVKILTSSGRLVAQGRSNGGTFTWDGCDQQGKRVASGVYMVAAATSDGNKGIVCKLAIIN
- a CDS encoding non-canonical purine NTP diphosphatase, with product MKIVFATNNQHKLQEIRQILGDRVEVLSLKDIGCDVDIPETGQTLEENALQKARYIYDHYHIDCFADDTGLEVEALDGAPGIYSARYASMESGAASHDSEANMARLLRELKDKDNRKARFRTVIALIQKKDICPCGCSSIKQEHLFEGIVNGEITTERSGAEGFGYDPIFRPDGFEHTFADMTAEQKNGISHRGRATAKLADYLLK
- a CDS encoding YitT family protein; translated protein: MTIQHKIIWNETKDYMFITLGLLMYTIAFTVFLMPYEIVAGGVTGLSAIIYYATGFHLENTYLIINGLLLIVALKILGYKFLMKTIYAIFMLALMLKFAQDVLPKQPNGLPFKLMGEGQEFISMIIGCTITGIALATVFNNNGSTGGTDIIAASVNKYNNNISLGSVLFSVDFCIIGSCMFFPQFGDYIERAHKVTFGFCVMAMENYVLDYVMNRSRQSVQFMIFSRKWQEIANAIGTQMNHGVTILDGHGWYTGNKMKVLCILAKKRESTNIFRLIKMIDPQAFVSQSAVIGVYGEGFDEMNVKIKESEKELVKSEK
- the leuS gene encoding leucine--tRNA ligase — encoded protein: MEYNFREIEKKWQKRWVESGIYRVVEDDKKKKFYVLNMFPYPSGAGLHVGHPLGYIASDIYARYKRLQGYNVLNPMGYDAYGLPAEQYAIQTGQHPAITTEQNIKRYREQLDKIGFSFDWSREVRTCDPKYYHWTQWAFQQMFNSYYSTSSHKAQPTIKLIEHFELMGTENCGALGTEELHFTAAEWNAFSEKKKQEVLMNYRIAYLAETMVNWCPALGTVLANDEVINGVSERGGYPVEQKKMRQWCLRTSAYAQRLLNGLETIDWTDSLKEAQRNWIGRSEGTEMEFQVADSEKHFTIFTTRADTIFGVTFMVLAPESELVTELTTADQKAAVDEYLAYVKKRTERERQMDHSVTGVFSGSYAVNPFTGDKIPVWISEYVLAGYGTGAIMAVPAHDSRDYAFAKHFNLPIIPLIEGADVSEESFDAKEGRVMNSPAEGKTTLDGFSLNGLSVKEAIAATKKFVTEHNLGRVKVNYRLRDAIFSRQRYWGEPFPVYYKDDMPYMIPKECLPLELPEIDEYKPTATGEPPLGHAKKWAWDTKNNCVADCSAIDNKTIFPLELNTMPGFAGSSAYYLRYMDPQNDKGLVSKEANEYWRNVDLYVGGSEHATGHLIYSRFWNKFLFDSGYTCEEEPFKKLVNQGMIQGRSNFVYRIEDEGADKGKFVSLNLRKNYKETTPIHVDVNIVSADVLDIDAFKAWRPEYNNAEFILEDDKYICGWAVEKMSKSMYNVVNPDMIVEKYGADTLRLYEMFLGPVEQSKPWDTNGIDGCHRFLKKFWNLCSSVCCDSVATDATPDNLKSVHKLIKKVSQDIEQFSYNTSISAFMICVNELSQQKCKSKEMIKNLVILIAPFAPHIAEELWEMLGEQGSVCDAQWPTWDEQYLVESQAKMGVAFNGKTRFEIQVSADADNASIEALVRGDERTAKYVEDKQIVKVIIVPKRMVNIVIK
- the mutS gene encoding DNA mismatch repair protein MutS; its protein translation is MAKKDGELTPMMKQFFDLKAKHPDAVMLFRCGDFYETYCEDAVTAARILGITLTHRNNGAGGKGDEMAGFPHHALDTYLPKLIRAGKRVAICDQLEDPKLTKKLVKRGITELVTPGVALSDNVLNYKENNFLASVHFGKSSLGVAFLDISTGEFLTGEGTADYVEKLLGSFSPKEVLFERGKKQDFELKFGSKFFTFQLDDWVFTDQTARQKLLKHFRVKNLKGFGVDHLQSGVIAAGAILQYLEQTQHTQIGHITSISRIEEDKYVRLDKFTIRSLELIQPMQEDGKSLLDVIDRTVSPMGGRLLRRWVVFPLKDEKPINERLDIVDYYYREPEFRQCVDEEIHRIGDLERIVSKVAVGRVSPREVVQLKTALQAIQPIKTACLYADNAALKRVGEQLNLCESLRERIEREIQNDPPQLVQKGGVIRSGVNEELDELRNIAYSGKDYLLQIQQREAEQTGISSLKIGYNNVFGYYLEVRNIYKDQVPAEWVRKQTLAQAERYITQELKEYEEKILGAEDKILSLEARLFNDLIMDMQAFIPQIQINANIIAHLDCLLSFAKVAEENNYIRPVIDASEVIDIKQGRHPVIEKELPIEEHYVPNDILLDNEKQQIIIITGPNMAGKSALLRQTALIVLLAQIGCFVPAEAARIGLVDKIFTRVGASDNISLGESTFMVEMTEASNILNNVSSRSLVLFDELGRGTSTYDGISIAWAIVEYLHENSKGHPRTLFATHYHELNEMEKNFSRIKNYNVSVKEVDGKVIFLRKLERGGSEHSFGIHVAEIAGMPRSIVKRANVILKQLESENAQVGGVGKPTSEIANSREGMQLSFFQLDDPVLCQVRDEILGIDVNNLTPLEALNKLNDIKKIVSGK
- the lgt gene encoding prolipoprotein diacylglyceryl transferase yields the protein MNILSYILWNPSLEAFSIGPFSIRWYSLMWLIGLALAYLMVRWLYKKQGIPNEKFEPLFIYCFMGILIGARLGHCIFYQPDYFLTSWKGVIEMFLPIHIDAAGGWKMTGYQGLASHGGTLGLIITLLLYVRRFKVPAWVVLDNIAIATGITACCIRIGNLMNSEIVGKITDESLPWAFWFVQNDGPHQVVLRHPGQLYEAIAYALLFGLMFWLYKKMPQRVGTGFYFGLCLAYIFTFRFFIEYFKEVQEAFEQGLPFDMGQILSIPFIAIGVYCMIKSRNKASA